The following coding sequences are from one Bradyrhizobium sp. WSM471 window:
- a CDS encoding Zn-ribbon containing protein has protein sequence MSFVQIQCTRCKTVFRDRAGRLQDGYSRQCPSCEVVLFFAEDSPNPQVKQAMKRARKARKEQRETEMARVSAPQTRANSSRAHTGRIQHSSEDEEA, from the coding sequence ATGAGTTTCGTCCAGATTCAGTGCACGCGCTGCAAGACCGTGTTCCGCGACCGCGCGGGACGGTTGCAGGACGGCTATTCCAGGCAATGTCCGAGCTGCGAGGTGGTGCTGTTCTTCGCGGAGGATTCGCCAAACCCTCAGGTCAAGCAGGCCATGAAGCGCGCGCGCAAGGCTCGCAAGGAGCAGCGCGAAACCGAAATGGCCAGGGTGTCCGCGCCGCAAACGCGCGCCAATTCTTCGCGGGCCCACACCGGACGGATACAGCACTCGTCGGAGGACGAGGAGGCCTAG
- a CDS encoding NUDIX hydrolase, translating to MAKSSKLVAAKRGKVLLVRRRSDGLWMFPGGRKRARESDKDCLRREIKEELPKLKLGRISLWKEVTTRNKRSGRKMSDAIFIAKGAKGRLAIGDKNEIDRAVWQKPRGIRLTPTSRYIRDRLFPRKRG from the coding sequence ATGGCGAAGTCTTCCAAGCTGGTTGCCGCCAAGCGCGGCAAGGTATTGTTGGTCAGACGCCGGTCGGACGGCCTGTGGATGTTCCCGGGCGGCCGCAAGCGTGCGCGCGAGTCCGACAAGGACTGCCTGCGCCGGGAAATCAAGGAAGAGCTGCCCAAGCTGAAGCTCGGCCGGATCAGCCTCTGGAAGGAAGTGACGACCAGGAACAAGCGCTCCGGCCGCAAGATGAGCGACGCGATCTTCATCGCCAAGGGCGCCAAGGGCAGGCTCGCGATCGGGGACAAGAACGAGATCGACCGCGCCGTCTGGCAGAAGCCGCGCGGCATCCGCCTGACGCCGACCTCGCGCTATATCCGCGACCGCCTGTTTCCGCGGAAGCGCGGGTGA
- a CDS encoding AI-2E family transporter yields the protein MKSLRQLLTGEDIIQLVIRVGLLGLLIIWTFLIIRPFVPILAWSGVLAVAFYPAFSWVAKILGGRPKTAAAILTLITLGIVIGPATWLGISAVDGVRELAHQLGTGDLALQSAPEQLKSWPLVGPWLFDLWEQAYNNIRAVLREVAPYLQPLAGPLLSLAGDAGVGTLQFLVSVFVAGFLFPHGPRLVAAGRGFLFRIVPEQSEHFLGLAGATIRAVAQGVIGVAIVQALLAGIGFKLAAVPSAGLLAFIVLLLSIVQIGAFLVLLPVIIWIWTAKDVTTALLLTVFLVVVGFLDTMLKPLVMGRGLTTPTIVIFVGVIGGTLAHGIVGLFIGPIILSVAWEMMMAWIRTEDRAEAGSRAGTAAGDG from the coding sequence GTGAAAAGTCTGCGTCAGCTCCTGACGGGCGAGGACATCATCCAGCTCGTGATCCGCGTCGGCCTGCTCGGCCTGCTGATCATCTGGACCTTCCTGATCATCCGCCCCTTCGTGCCGATCCTTGCCTGGAGCGGCGTGCTCGCGGTCGCGTTCTACCCGGCCTTCAGCTGGGTCGCGAAGATCCTGGGCGGCCGGCCCAAGACCGCAGCGGCGATCCTGACCCTGATCACGCTCGGCATCGTCATCGGTCCTGCGACCTGGCTCGGCATCAGCGCAGTGGACGGCGTGCGCGAACTGGCGCACCAGCTCGGCACCGGCGACCTCGCGCTTCAGTCGGCGCCGGAGCAGCTCAAGTCGTGGCCGCTCGTCGGCCCCTGGCTATTCGACCTCTGGGAGCAGGCCTACAACAACATCCGCGCAGTGCTGCGCGAGGTGGCGCCTTATCTCCAGCCGCTGGCGGGACCGCTCTTGTCGCTCGCGGGCGACGCCGGCGTCGGCACGCTCCAGTTCCTGGTCTCGGTGTTCGTGGCCGGCTTCCTGTTTCCGCACGGGCCGAGGCTGGTTGCGGCCGGCCGCGGCTTCCTGTTTCGCATCGTGCCCGAACAGAGCGAGCATTTCCTGGGGCTCGCGGGCGCGACCATCCGCGCCGTGGCGCAAGGCGTGATCGGTGTCGCGATCGTGCAGGCACTGCTCGCCGGCATCGGCTTCAAGCTTGCCGCGGTGCCGAGCGCAGGCCTGCTCGCCTTCATCGTGCTGCTGCTCTCGATCGTGCAGATCGGCGCCTTCCTGGTGCTGCTGCCGGTGATCATCTGGATCTGGACCGCCAAGGACGTCACCACCGCGCTGCTGCTCACCGTGTTTCTCGTCGTCGTCGGCTTCCTCGACACCATGTTGAAGCCGCTGGTGATGGGGCGCGGCCTGACCACGCCGACCATTGTCATCTTCGTCGGCGTGATCGGTGGTACGCTGGCCCACGGCATCGTCGGCCTGTTCATCGGCCCGATCATCCTGTCGGTGGCCTGGGAAATGATGATGGCCTGGATCAGGACGGAGGACCGGGCCGAGGCGGGCTCGAGGGCGGGGACAGCGGCGGGCGACGGCTGA
- a CDS encoding acetoacetate--CoA ligase, whose translation MTAAFVPQIALYRTWLAEQRGLTFASYEEMRQWSVRDLDGFWHSIWDYYDLQSPTPFAAVITERKMPGAVWFPGAQVNYARQVFRHVDAADAAGLPAIVSCGEDGKLCETSWPELRRKAAALALHLKAKGIKPGDRVAAYLPNIPETIIAFLASASIGAIWSVCAPDMAAPAVIDRFKQIEPKVLIACDAVTYAGRRHDRKDVLAELRRSLPTVEHVILHGEAAAPGAADALLSDIVATTGAEIDAFEPVWLPFDHPLWIVYSSGTTGLPKPIVHGHGGIVSVVLALLGLHNDLGCSYHENSFGERYHWYSSTGWIMWNSQVGGLLSGTTCCIFDGSPGGARDKPDWTTLWRFVAQSKATFFGAGAAFFANCVKAEVDLTAGDLSRLRCLGSTGSPLSADTQAWFNNRFAALAKANGSKAQADIWWANISGGTDFAGAFIGGNRELPQTPGAMQCRLLGAAVEAFDEQGRAVIGEVGELVCTEPMPSMPLHFWNDKGDARYRASYFETYPDNFDGSGRGPVWRHGDWLKVEPDGSCIIYGRSDATINRHGLRMGTSELYSAIEALPEVLDSLVVDLEYLGRDSYMPLFVVLREGVALDEAMRARIKEAIEAGLSRRFLPNDIFAVAEIPRTLSGKKQELPIKKLLLGQPVEKVINREAMANPACLDWYLAFARDYLARTET comes from the coding sequence ATGACCGCAGCTTTCGTTCCCCAGATTGCCCTTTATCGCACCTGGCTCGCCGAACAGCGCGGCCTCACCTTCGCCAGCTACGAGGAGATGCGGCAATGGTCGGTGCGCGATCTCGACGGCTTCTGGCACAGCATCTGGGACTATTACGATCTGCAATCGCCAACGCCGTTTGCAGCCGTGATCACCGAGCGCAAGATGCCCGGCGCGGTTTGGTTTCCCGGCGCCCAGGTCAATTATGCCCGGCAGGTGTTCCGCCACGTGGACGCGGCCGACGCCGCCGGCCTGCCCGCGATCGTCAGCTGTGGCGAGGACGGCAAGCTTTGCGAGACGAGCTGGCCGGAGCTGCGGCGCAAGGCCGCTGCACTCGCACTGCATCTAAAAGCAAAAGGCATCAAGCCCGGCGACCGCGTCGCCGCCTATCTGCCCAACATCCCCGAGACCATCATCGCATTCCTGGCGAGCGCCAGCATCGGCGCGATCTGGAGCGTCTGCGCGCCCGACATGGCCGCGCCAGCCGTGATCGACCGCTTCAAGCAGATCGAACCGAAAGTGCTGATCGCCTGCGACGCCGTCACCTATGCCGGCCGCCGACACGATCGCAAAGACGTCCTCGCCGAGCTGCGGCGATCGCTGCCGACGGTCGAGCACGTCATCCTGCACGGCGAGGCCGCCGCGCCCGGAGCGGCTGACGCGCTGCTCTCCGACATTGTCGCAACAACCGGCGCGGAGATCGACGCATTCGAGCCGGTCTGGCTGCCGTTCGATCATCCGCTCTGGATCGTCTATTCCAGCGGCACCACCGGCCTGCCGAAGCCGATCGTGCACGGCCATGGCGGCATCGTCTCCGTGGTGCTGGCGCTGCTGGGATTGCATAACGATCTCGGCTGCTCCTATCACGAGAACTCGTTCGGCGAGCGCTATCACTGGTACTCTTCGACGGGCTGGATCATGTGGAACTCGCAAGTCGGCGGCCTGCTCAGCGGCACCACCTGCTGTATCTTCGACGGCAGTCCCGGCGGCGCCAGGGACAAGCCGGACTGGACCACGCTGTGGCGCTTCGTCGCGCAATCCAAAGCGACCTTCTTCGGTGCGGGCGCGGCGTTCTTCGCCAACTGCGTCAAGGCCGAGGTCGACCTCACCGCCGGCGATCTCTCGCGATTGCGTTGTCTCGGCTCGACCGGCTCTCCGCTCAGCGCCGACACGCAAGCCTGGTTCAACAACCGCTTCGCGGCGCTCGCGAAGGCCAATGGCAGCAAGGCGCAGGCCGATATCTGGTGGGCCAACATCTCCGGCGGCACGGATTTCGCCGGCGCCTTCATTGGCGGCAATCGCGAACTGCCGCAGACGCCGGGCGCGATGCAGTGCCGTCTGCTGGGTGCTGCAGTGGAAGCCTTCGACGAACAGGGCCGCGCCGTCATCGGCGAGGTCGGCGAGCTCGTCTGCACCGAGCCGATGCCGTCGATGCCGCTTCATTTCTGGAATGATAAGGGCGATGCGCGCTATCGGGCGAGCTATTTCGAGACCTATCCCGACAATTTCGACGGCAGCGGCCGCGGGCCGGTGTGGCGGCACGGCGACTGGCTCAAGGTCGAGCCGGACGGCTCCTGCATCATCTATGGCCGCAGCGATGCCACCATCAACCGGCACGGCCTGCGCATGGGCACGAGCGAACTCTATTCCGCGATCGAGGCCTTGCCCGAGGTGCTGGATTCCCTCGTCGTCGATCTCGAATATCTCGGCCGTGACAGCTACATGCCGCTGTTCGTGGTGCTGCGTGAAGGCGTCGCGCTCGACGAGGCGATGCGGGCCAGGATCAAGGAGGCGATCGAGGCCGGCCTCTCCCGCCGCTTCCTGCCCAACGACATTTTTGCGGTCGCCGAGATCCCGCGCACGCTCTCGGGCAAGAAGCAGGAGCTGCCGATCAAGAAGCTGCTGCTCGGCCAGCCCGTCGAGAAGGTGATCAACCGGGAGGCCATGGCCAATCCCGCCTGCCTCGACTGGTATCTCGCCTTCGCGCGCGACTATCTGGCGCGGACCGAGACTTGA
- a CDS encoding formyltransferase family protein, producing the protein MRITLVGSRHFGVTTLNMLREHGVSIVRVVVADAEDRLAATAKAAGIEVVVQANPKLVVASEIAPDTDLIVTAHSHARIGKDALEAAKLGGIGYHPSLLPRHRGKAAVEWTIKEGDPIAGGTIYHLADRMDAGAIAAQEWCFVKKGETARELWERALAPLGLKLLADVIDYAKVHKALPSKSQDEQFATSAPSLS; encoded by the coding sequence ATGCGTATTACCCTCGTCGGCTCCCGCCATTTCGGCGTGACCACCCTGAACATGCTCCGGGAGCACGGTGTCTCGATCGTGCGGGTCGTGGTGGCCGACGCCGAGGACCGTCTCGCCGCGACGGCCAAGGCGGCGGGCATCGAGGTCGTGGTTCAGGCCAATCCCAAGCTGGTGGTGGCCTCCGAGATCGCCCCCGATACCGATCTGATCGTCACCGCGCACAGCCACGCCCGGATCGGCAAGGACGCGCTCGAGGCCGCGAAGCTGGGTGGGATCGGCTATCATCCCTCGCTGCTGCCGCGTCACCGCGGCAAGGCGGCCGTGGAATGGACCATCAAGGAAGGCGATCCGATCGCGGGCGGCACGATCTATCACCTCGCCGACCGCATGGACGCCGGCGCCATCGCGGCCCAGGAGTGGTGCTTCGTCAAGAAGGGCGAGACCGCGCGGGAGCTGTGGGAGCGCGCGCTCGCCCCGCTTGGGCTCAAATTGCTGGCCGACGTGATTGATTACGCCAAGGTCCACAAGGCGCTGCCGTCCAAGTCCCAGGACGAGCAGTTCGCGACCTCGGCACCAAGTCTTTCCTAA
- a CDS encoding RidA family protein has product MHILQPAEWKKPRGFSHGVVVEGPGRWVMLAGQTGGEETGNYAPDMAAQVGTALKRIVKLLGEAGAGPEHIVRLTWYLTSRSEYEAAGAGIGAAWKETLGRNFPPSTLLYIGGLVDDRAKVEIEVTAFVPGT; this is encoded by the coding sequence ATGCACATCTTGCAGCCGGCCGAGTGGAAAAAACCGCGCGGCTTTTCCCATGGTGTCGTGGTCGAGGGGCCGGGTCGCTGGGTGATGCTGGCCGGGCAGACCGGCGGCGAGGAGACCGGCAATTACGCGCCTGACATGGCAGCGCAGGTCGGGACCGCGCTGAAGCGGATCGTCAAGCTCCTGGGCGAGGCCGGCGCCGGCCCCGAGCATATCGTCCGCCTGACCTGGTACCTGACCAGCCGCAGTGAATATGAGGCCGCCGGAGCCGGCATCGGCGCGGCCTGGAAGGAAACGCTGGGGCGCAATTTCCCGCCCTCGACCTTGCTCTACATCGGCGGCCTCGTGGACGACCGGGCCAAGGTCGAGATCGAGGTCACGGCGTTCGTGCCGGGCACATAA
- a CDS encoding DMT family transporter, whose translation MNTTPSKTMAALWMAGWLSLMLVMAVAGRETTRELNVFQIMEVRSLIGFLLLSPIIYRAGGFKVLRTSRLPQHIGRNLVHYVAQLGWFFALTLIPIGQVVAIEFTMPIWTALLAASLLSERMTPWKIAAIALGLFGVIVIVRPATGEINPGQLIALGAAMGFGVSMVLVKSLTRTESALSILFWMLVVQSVAGFIPTLFVWTWPSAYVWAWVGVIGVCGTFSHYCLASAMRYADATIVVPMDFLRVPLTATAGWLLYSERLDTWTVVGAALILFGNLLNLKPAPADPALAR comes from the coding sequence ATGAACACGACACCGTCCAAAACGATGGCTGCCCTGTGGATGGCGGGCTGGCTGTCGCTGATGCTGGTCATGGCGGTCGCCGGGCGCGAGACCACGCGCGAGCTGAATGTATTTCAGATCATGGAAGTGCGTTCGCTGATAGGCTTCCTGTTGCTCTCGCCGATAATCTATCGGGCCGGCGGCTTCAAGGTGCTCAGGACATCGCGCCTGCCGCAGCACATCGGGCGCAATTTGGTGCACTATGTTGCGCAGCTTGGCTGGTTCTTCGCGCTGACGCTGATCCCGATCGGCCAGGTGGTGGCAATCGAGTTCACCATGCCAATCTGGACGGCGCTGCTCGCAGCGAGCCTCCTCTCCGAACGCATGACGCCGTGGAAGATCGCCGCCATCGCGCTTGGCCTCTTCGGTGTGATCGTCATCGTCCGACCCGCCACCGGCGAAATCAATCCCGGTCAACTCATTGCGCTCGGCGCCGCGATGGGCTTTGGCGTGTCCATGGTGCTCGTCAAATCGCTGACCCGCACCGAAAGCGCGCTATCGATCCTGTTCTGGATGCTGGTGGTGCAATCGGTCGCAGGCTTCATTCCAACGCTGTTCGTCTGGACGTGGCCCTCCGCCTATGTCTGGGCATGGGTCGGCGTGATCGGCGTCTGCGGCACGTTTTCGCACTACTGCCTCGCCAGCGCGATGCGCTATGCGGATGCGACCATCGTTGTTCCCATGGACTTCCTGCGGGTTCCATTGACCGCGACCGCGGGCTGGCTGCTCTATTCGGAGCGGCTTGACACCTGGACGGTGGTCGGCGCCGCGCTGATCCTGTTCGGCAATCTCCTGAATCTAAAGCCAGCTCCGGCGGATCCTGCCCTCGCACGCTGA
- a CDS encoding caspase family protein, with translation MRTLTLLASLMCMALSVSAAKADRRVAFVVGNGTYKNVAQLPNPPIDAKAMAATLRNVGFEVIEGSNLSRDQMTEKLLDFGRKAQGSDVAVFYYAGHGIAVGGSNYLLPVDADIKSEMDVKLGAAINIDLTLEQTMGDAKVKLVFLDACRDNPFAAKIKSNSATRSVNVQSGLAEMKSGEGTLIAFATGPGQTALDGQEGNNSPFTRALIDNITKPGVEIQQAMTSVRAQVNEETHKGQLPWGHTNLIGAVYLNQAPTTQVANAAPTAAGVVPAATGGNSDGVELEYWRSVKESNKPEELNAYLSTYPNGQFKALALARLAAIKSGPSTTTRNLNAGVDPATFTDDASQLTEDQIGLDKGQRRDVQRRLTGLGFDTKVTGAFSEDTRTVLKRWQAARGYPSTGYLNKLQHKALLSEIVASAPATASDDSAKPARRAPAQAQSAPAQHRGGGDAGAAFVGGVVGGMMGGMFRR, from the coding sequence ATGCGCACTCTCACCCTCCTCGCGTCGCTGATGTGCATGGCACTGTCGGTCAGTGCCGCGAAGGCCGACCGCCGTGTTGCTTTCGTCGTCGGCAACGGCACCTACAAGAACGTCGCTCAATTGCCGAACCCGCCGATCGACGCCAAGGCGATGGCGGCAACGCTGCGCAATGTCGGCTTCGAGGTGATCGAAGGTTCGAACCTCTCGCGCGACCAGATGACGGAGAAGCTGCTCGACTTCGGCCGCAAGGCGCAGGGCTCCGATGTCGCAGTGTTCTATTATGCCGGCCACGGCATCGCGGTCGGCGGCTCCAACTATCTTCTGCCCGTCGACGCCGACATCAAGTCGGAGATGGACGTCAAGCTCGGCGCCGCCATCAACATCGATCTGACGCTCGAGCAGACCATGGGCGACGCCAAGGTCAAGCTGGTCTTCCTCGACGCCTGCCGCGACAATCCGTTCGCCGCCAAGATCAAGTCGAACTCCGCGACCCGCAGCGTCAACGTACAGAGCGGTCTTGCCGAGATGAAATCCGGCGAAGGCACGCTGATCGCGTTCGCCACTGGCCCCGGCCAGACCGCGCTCGACGGCCAGGAGGGCAACAATAGCCCGTTCACCCGTGCGCTGATCGACAACATCACCAAGCCCGGTGTCGAGATCCAGCAGGCGATGACGTCGGTCCGCGCCCAGGTCAACGAGGAGACCCACAAGGGGCAGCTCCCCTGGGGCCACACCAATTTGATCGGCGCGGTCTATCTCAACCAGGCTCCGACGACGCAGGTCGCCAATGCGGCACCGACGGCTGCTGGCGTCGTGCCCGCGGCAACGGGCGGCAATTCGGATGGTGTCGAGCTCGAATACTGGCGCTCGGTCAAGGAGAGCAACAAGCCCGAAGAACTCAACGCCTACCTCTCTACCTACCCGAACGGCCAGTTCAAGGCGCTGGCGCTGGCGCGGCTCGCCGCGATCAAGAGCGGCCCGTCGACGACGACCCGCAACCTCAACGCCGGCGTCGATCCCGCGACCTTCACCGACGACGCCAGCCAGCTCACCGAGGACCAGATCGGCCTCGACAAGGGCCAGCGCCGCGACGTGCAGCGCCGCCTGACCGGACTTGGATTCGACACCAAGGTCACCGGCGCGTTCAGCGAGGACACCCGTACGGTGCTCAAGCGCTGGCAGGCGGCACGTGGCTATCCGTCGACGGGCTATCTCAACAAGCTCCAGCACAAGGCCCTGCTGTCGGAGATCGTGGCCTCCGCGCCGGCCACTGCGAGCGACGACAGCGCGAAGCCGGCCCGACGTGCCCCGGCCCAGGCGCAGAGCGCACCGGCCCAGCATCGTGGCGGCGGCGACGCTGGCGCAGCCTTCGTTGGCGGTGTCGTCGGCGGCATGATGGGCGGCATGTTCCGCCGCTGA
- a CDS encoding BrnA antitoxin family protein: MADQPPRRPRTLGDARTEAEAAFKKVTAKVAAAPPKQNVAPGVKEQVTLRIDQDVLEHFQSGGPGWQDRINEALRKAAGK; the protein is encoded by the coding sequence ATGGCGGATCAACCACCGAGGCGACCGCGGACGTTGGGCGACGCCAGGACGGAGGCCGAGGCGGCGTTCAAGAAGGTGACGGCGAAGGTCGCTGCGGCGCCGCCAAAGCAGAACGTGGCGCCGGGGGTCAAGGAGCAGGTCACGCTGCGCATTGACCAGGACGTGCTCGAGCATTTCCAGTCCGGCGGGCCCGGCTGGCAGGACCGCATCAACGAGGCGCTGCGAAAGGCCGCGGGGAAGTAG
- the cysK gene encoding cysteine synthase A produces MDASSPTGAAHQPGRGRIYDSIVDAFGDTPIVRLRRLPGMYGVNATILAKLEYFNPAASVKDRIGAAMIIAMEKAGILKPDTVLIEPTSGNTGIALAFVAASRGYRLKLVMPESMSIERRKMLAFLGAELVLTPAAQGMKGAIATAEELLKTTPNSVMPQQFKNLANPEVHRRTTAEEIWNDTGGNIDFFVAGVGTGGTITGVGQVLKPRKPSLRVVAVEPEESPVLSGGQHTPHKIQGIGAGFVPDILDRSVIDEIVKINSTMAIETSRALARHEGISGGISSGAAIAAALEIGKRPEAAGKTILAIVPSFSERYLSTALFEGI; encoded by the coding sequence ATGGACGCATCGTCCCCCACGGGTGCAGCGCACCAACCCGGCCGCGGCCGGATCTATGACTCGATCGTCGATGCTTTTGGCGACACGCCGATCGTGCGCTTGCGCCGGCTCCCGGGCATGTACGGCGTGAACGCGACCATTTTGGCAAAGCTTGAATATTTCAATCCCGCCGCAAGCGTGAAAGATCGCATCGGCGCGGCGATGATCATCGCGATGGAGAAGGCCGGCATCCTCAAGCCCGACACCGTGCTGATCGAGCCGACCTCCGGCAATACCGGCATCGCGCTGGCTTTCGTCGCGGCGTCGCGCGGCTATAGGCTCAAGCTGGTCATGCCGGAGTCGATGTCGATCGAACGCCGCAAGATGCTGGCCTTTCTGGGCGCGGAGCTGGTGCTGACACCGGCCGCGCAAGGCATGAAGGGCGCGATTGCGACGGCCGAAGAGCTGTTGAAGACGACGCCGAATTCGGTGATGCCGCAGCAGTTCAAGAATCTTGCCAATCCCGAGGTGCACCGCCGCACCACCGCGGAGGAGATCTGGAACGACACCGGCGGCAACATCGACTTCTTCGTCGCGGGCGTCGGCACCGGCGGCACCATCACCGGCGTCGGCCAGGTGCTGAAGCCGCGCAAGCCCTCGCTGCGCGTGGTCGCGGTCGAGCCGGAGGAGAGCCCGGTGCTGTCGGGTGGCCAGCACACGCCGCACAAGATCCAGGGCATCGGTGCGGGCTTCGTCCCTGACATCCTCGACCGGTCGGTGATCGACGAGATCGTGAAGATCAACTCGACGATGGCGATCGAGACCTCGCGGGCGCTGGCGCGGCACGAAGGCATTTCGGGCGGCATCTCCTCGGGCGCCGCGATCGCCGCGGCCCTCGAGATCGGCAAGCGGCCGGAAGCTGCGGGAAAGACCATCCTGGCTATAGTGCCGTCCTTCTCCGAGCGGTATCTTTCGACGGCTCTGTTTGAGGGAATCTAG
- the tgt gene encoding tRNA guanosine(34) transglycosylase Tgt: MNRPDTGLPNHFELLATDGAARTGRLTTPHGVVRTPAFMPVGTAGAMKGMHWREVREAGADIVLGNTYHLMLRPGAERIAALGGLQTFTGWNGPMLTDSGGFQVMSLADLRKVSEQAVTFRSHIDGAKVELSPERSIEVQRLLGSDIAMQMDECVRLPAERADIDRAMQLSLRWAERSKRAFESAPDGYMLFGIVQGGDIPQLRHASAQGLIEIGFHGYAIGGLAVGEPQAVMLAMIDETAPLLPRERPRYLMGVGTPDDILEAVTRGIDMFDCVMPTRNGRHGVAFTRFGQVNLRNARHADDSRPLDEESSWPSARTYARAYLHHLVKSGETLGAMLLSEINIAYYQFLMQGIRDAIAQGTFEEFYRRTRENWARGDIAPR, from the coding sequence ATGAATCGTCCTGACACCGGTCTGCCCAATCATTTCGAACTGCTCGCCACCGATGGCGCCGCGCGCACCGGGCGCCTGACCACGCCGCACGGCGTGGTGCGCACGCCCGCCTTCATGCCGGTCGGCACCGCCGGCGCGATGAAGGGCATGCACTGGCGCGAGGTGCGTGAGGCCGGCGCCGACATCGTGCTCGGCAACACCTATCATCTGATGCTGCGTCCCGGCGCCGAGCGGATCGCGGCGCTTGGCGGCCTGCAGACATTCACCGGCTGGAACGGGCCGATGCTGACGGATTCCGGCGGCTTCCAGGTGATGTCGCTGGCGGATTTGCGCAAGGTCAGCGAGCAGGCCGTGACGTTCCGTTCGCATATCGACGGCGCCAAGGTCGAGCTGTCGCCGGAGCGCTCGATCGAAGTGCAGCGTTTGCTCGGCTCCGACATCGCCATGCAGATGGACGAATGCGTGCGGCTGCCCGCCGAGCGCGCCGACATCGACCGCGCGATGCAATTATCGCTGCGCTGGGCCGAGCGAAGCAAGCGCGCCTTCGAGAGCGCGCCCGACGGCTACATGCTGTTCGGCATCGTGCAGGGCGGCGACATCCCCCAGCTTCGCCATGCCAGCGCGCAAGGCCTCATCGAGATCGGTTTCCATGGTTATGCGATTGGCGGCCTCGCCGTCGGTGAGCCGCAGGCCGTGATGCTGGCGATGATCGACGAGACGGCGCCGCTGCTGCCCAGAGAGCGCCCGCGCTATCTGATGGGCGTCGGCACGCCGGACGACATCCTCGAAGCAGTCACGCGCGGCATCGACATGTTCGATTGCGTGATGCCGACGCGCAATGGCCGGCATGGCGTTGCCTTCACACGCTTCGGCCAGGTGAATTTGCGCAACGCGCGCCACGCCGACGATTCCCGTCCGCTCGACGAAGAGAGCTCCTGGCCGTCGGCGCGCACCTACGCGCGCGCCTATCTGCACCACCTCGTCAAGTCGGGCGAGACGCTGGGTGCGATGCTGCTGTCCGAGATCAATATCGCTTACTACCAGTTCCTGATGCAGGGCATCAGGGACGCTATCGCACAGGGAACGTTCGAGGAGTTCTATCGGCGTACGCGCGAAAACTGGGCGAGGGGCGACATCGCCCCGCGCTAG